DNA sequence from the Paenibacillus physcomitrellae genome:
GCCAATCACGTTTCTCGGCTGTGATAATGGGGCATTCCAGAGGCCGAAGGCCAGCACACAGCTGGCGCCAAACGGGGCCATGAGCCAGGTGGAAGACGTGTAATTTGTCAGCAGAACCAGGGCTAATATAGCGGCAAAGCCACCAATAAATCCTGTAAAAGCATCCCCGTAATTAATTTGCAGGGGGCTTTTTCCTTTGCCTTTCATTTTCACAAAATAAGCGCTTATTATATTCGTCTGGCTCAGCTGCTTTGTCTGGTTCATCGGGGCTGTCTGGTTCATTTGATTCGTTTGGACATTTTCGGCTATCGTTTCCATGCATCAACTTCCTCTCGTGATCTGTTAAAGCTAATTTACACCACGGCAAACTAACCTGTCAATGTAAATTTAAAGGGTTAGTTTATGTGTTTGAGAAGGTCGTCTAAAAGCATAAAAAAACGACTTCCAAAGGAAGCCGTTTTAGTCGATATAATGATCAGGCATTCGAAGATTTTTGACTTTTAAACCGGGCAGCTTTGCTGCGGTTGCCGCATATTTTCATCGAGCACCATTTCCGCTTGCCGCTGTCATCCATAAACAGAAGCACGCAATCGGGATTGGAGCAGTGTTTAAGCGTGCCGAGTTTGCTCTGAGCCATTAAAGACAACGCGTCATAGGCGGCCAAGGCTATCAATACGTCAGCAGCGGTTTCACCGGCGGGTACGGGCACCAAATGGCCGGAGAGGAGTTTATATTGAAAAGGAGCTTTCTCGATCGAACGCTCCAGAAGGGCAATGAAGTCTTCGGTTATTTCTTCCCCGGCCGCGATAGACTCGAAATGTTCACGCACAATAGCACGGAATTCCAAAACCTGCTGAAATTCCTGTTCGGTTTGAATACTACGGGAACCGAGGCTTGCTTTGTAGAGAGTTCCTTCCCCCAGCATCGTATCAACCCAATGAAGCAAATCGGCTTCCGTGAGCAGCAGCTCGTAAC
Encoded proteins:
- a CDS encoding CGNR zinc finger domain-containing protein, with amino-acid sequence MTDHHKFPLLSGSLSLDLVNTELVRRGRRYELLLTEADLLHWVDTMLGEGTLYKASLGSRSIQTEQEFQQVLEFRAIVREHFESIAAGEEITEDFIALLERSIEKAPFQYKLLSGHLVPVPAGETAADVLIALAAYDALSLMAQSKLGTLKHCSNPDCVLLFMDDSGKRKWCSMKICGNRSKAARFKSQKSSNA